GGTGAGAGGCGAGACGAACGATTACGTCATCGATTATGCTACTGCCGAGATCTCGTTCACGCCGAACCAGATTATCACGGCCAACAAACGCATCGTCGCGGAATTCCAGTACTCTACGAACCAGTTCACGCGGTCGCTGGTGGGCACGAACGTGCTGGCGAACTTTGGCTCGCGCGAGGGGATGTCGGGTCACCTCGGGGCTACGTATTTGCGAGAGGCCGACAGCAAGGACTTCAGTCAGGAATTCGGACTTACGTCCGCGGACTCGGCGTTGCTGGTGTTGAGTGGAGATGCAGCTGCAACACGTTCGGGTGCCGAGCGCGTTGAATACGATCCTGAGGCCCTCTTCGTACAGTACACGAGACAGGAAGTTGTAAATCCGGATGCAACTACAGACACGGTGTTTGTCGCCGTTTCTGTGGCTCCGGATGAGGGCACGGACGTGTTTCGTGTTCGCTTCTCGCGAGTCGGTTCCGGAAACGGATCGTACGTACGAACCGGTCGCTCTGTGAACGGCATTCTGTATGAGTACCGCGGACCGGGTCTGGGTGAGTATGATCCGGTCCGCCTGTTGCCCAAACCGCGGCGACAGGATTTGTTTGATCTCGCTGGTGGATTCTCCCCGGCCCCGGGAGTCGAGTTGTTTGGAAACTGGGCTCATTCGGTCAACGACGAGAATCGACTGTCGCTGGTTGACGGGGATGACGACCAGGGCGCCGCCTACACCCTGGGTGGCCGCATTCGTGAGGTGGGAATTGGTCTAGGGAATTCCCGGATTACCGTCGAAGCCAGGCGTCGATTTGTCGAAAGCAGTTTCCGATCGTTCAATCGTGTTCGTCCCGTCGAGTTCGGACGGCGATGGGGGCTTGACCTCAGAAACGTAGGTGTGTCGGGTGGCAATGAATTCGGGTCGAGCGAGATAACCAATCAACTCAACGGCTCGATGCAGTTTTCGGACGACTCGAATGTCGCTACTGAATGGGCCACGATACGGTTTGGTGATTTCTTCGATGGCAATCGTCAGTTGGTGTCGCTGGAGTTGAGCGAAGAAGGATTCCCGGACGTCAACTACGAACTGGAGCACATTGTCAGCGAAGACCGAAGTGCGTTTCAGCGTGGAGAGTGGTGGAGGCAAACGGCAGGCCTTAGGTTATTGAATGTCATCGGAAATCTCACGCCTTCGATCGAGTTCGAACACGAGGATCGACAGCTGCGCGATGCCGACGCGGATAGCCTGACGGCGCCCTCGCTTGCATTCGTGGAACTGCGACCGGCTCTCGCATGGCGATCGGAACGGCTGGAAGTAGGCGGGGGCCTGGACTGGAGGAATGAGCGGATGGTGATGGACGGTCAGCTTCAAGATGCGGCGACGGGTTGGACGGCGCGCAGCTTCGTACGATATCGGGATGGCCGTCGTCTGTCAACCGATGCAACGGTCGGATTTCGGCAGAGGACATTCACCGAAGCGTTTCGCATTGCGCAGGCGGGGCAGAATGCGGAGTCCGTCGTCCTTCGATGGAATGGGGCATACAGGCCGCTGGACGGTGCAGTAAACACGTCCTGGCTCTATGAAGCCCAGACGGAGAGGACGCCGAAGTTGCAGGAGATCTATGTCAGGACTGGAGTAGAATTTGGACAGTTCGTGTGGACGGACAGCAACGGGGACGGAGTCATACAGCTCGAGGAGTTTGTGCCAGAGACGACTCCGAACGAAGGTGCGTACGTGAGGACGTTTGTTCCATCGGATACGCTCTTCTCGATCATTGGCGTACAGGCGCGACTGCGTGTCGGCCTTGAGCCTGAGAAGTGGTGGAAAAACGCGGACACGGTCTGGAAACGATGGCTGAGTCAGATTTCGACCCGTACGACGCTTGAAGTCGTGGAGCGAAGTCAGGAGCAGGACTTGAAGAAGGTCTACCTTCTCGATTTTGGCAGCTTTCGGATGCCGGGCACGACCCTCAACGGGCGGGTGGCAGTGCGACAGGATGTTACCCTTTTTCGAAGCAGACCGGATGTCGGGTTGGACCTGTCTTTTAATCGAATCAGAAGTCTGACCGATCTTGCCGCGGGCCTCGAGGAACGCTCCATTACCGCATGGCGAGCATCGGGACGAGTGCGTCCGGTACGCCGACTGACATTTCGTCTAAGCGGAAGCACCGAGACCAATCGAGTTGACAGCGAGTCGTTCTCTTCGAGGCGATACGATCTGAGAACACTTCGCCTCGTCCCGGAAGTGTCCGTGTCGGCATCGAGGCAGTTGCAGCTCAAGACCCAGGTGGATATCGCACGCAAGAAGGATCGGTCACTCGCGAGAACTTCGAGCATCGTGAAGGTGCCGGTTGAAGTTCGGTACAACAGAGCCAGACGGTTTCAACTCAGCGGTCGGCTTGAGGCGGCGAGTGTGACTCTGTCGGGCGAGGCTACCGGTGTCGCACAGTTCGAGCTCACTGACGGGCGAGGCACAGGTACTTCCTGGCTCTGGTCCGCGGGTGCTCAGTACGCAATCAACAGGTACATACGCGCCAATTTTGCCTACGACGGCAGAGCGCCATCGAACGCACCAACATTGCATACTCTTCGAATGCAGGTGAGCGCAATATTCTGATCTGAACTAGCTCGCGGGGTCCGCAAACTCGTCGTATCGTTCTCTGCGGATGTCGATGCCTGCTCCGGCCAGCTTGCCTTCCAGGTTCTCGTAGCCCCTATCGAGATGGTAAACGCGCAGGACCTGTGTTTCGCCTTTCGCGATCATCCCTGCCAGCACAAGTGAAACGCTGGCCCGGAGATCCGTGCTCATCACCTGGGCGCCGGACAGAGTACTTCCGCCTTCAACCACGACTTCGTTTCCGACAACGATCGCGTTGAGGCCCATCCGGCGCAACTCCGGAATATGTTTGAAGCGATCGGTATAGATGTGCTCAACGACCTTGGCATTTCCTCCTGCATGTCCCAGCAGGACGGTCCATTGGGCCTGAAGATCGGTGGGAAACCCTGGAAAGACACCCGTCTCGATGGAGACGGCCTTCAGGTCTGCCGTCGGGGTTACACCGATCGTCGTCCCATCGATGTCCACAGCGGTGCCTGTTTCCTCGAATGCACTCATGAATGCGTCACCCAGGTGCTCGGGCTTCGTATTCGCTATTTCGACTCGGTCTCCGGGCGATCCGGCGATTGCTGCCGCTATCATGTAGGTTCCGAGTTCGATTCGATCCGGACAGTTCCTGAGGGAAGCGGCGGTCAGAGCATCCACACCCTGCACGTGTATCGTGCGGGTGCCGAGACCCTCGATCCGGGCGCCCATGGATTTGAGGGCGTCTCCAAAGACGATCACGTCGGGCTCGCACGCCGCGTTGTCAATGCGCGACTCGCCGGAAGCCGTTGATGCGGCGAGAAGGAGATTGACGGTAGCTCCGACACTTGACGGCGTGAGCGTAAAGGATCCACCACGTAATCGTCCTCCTGTGGCGGTCGCAACGACATAACCCTGATCCAATTCGATCTCCGCTCCGAAAGCCTTCATGCCCTCGATGTGCAGATCAACAGGTCGGGGACCCCATGCGCAACCCCCGGGAAGCGATACGCGTGCGCGGCCAGATCGCGCCAGAAGGGCACCGAGCATGTAGAACGACGCCCGCATCCTTTTGACCAACTCGTACGGAGCCTCGGGACGTGTGACGTTCGTCGCGTCGATTACCATCCGATGCTGCTCGGCGTCGAAGTCCACCGTGGCCCCGGTGACCGAGATAACACGCGCGAAGGTGTTAATGTCTCGCAGTGCCGGGATGTTATCGATAACGGTTCGCCCGCCAGCCAGCAGGGCTCCCGCCATCAGTGGAAGAGCCGTATTCTTTGATCCGCTGACGTTGAGTGTTCCTGTGAGTTTGCGTCCACCGCGAATGACTAGTTTGTCCATGAGATCCGCCGAACGTCGTCGGGATTCGTAGTGTGGGATGGGGCAGAGGGGTAAAGATAATCGTCTCGTCGAATGGTGACCGTTTCGTTGGGAGACGAATCTCTCAGGGAGCGACACCTCTGCCCGAATTCATCAAATCCGCGACCCGCAACCTCGATGCAGAACAGCGACTCACTGCAAGCGTTCCTGTGCGGTGCGGACTCGACTAAAACGCAGCTGATGAAACCTACGATATACCTGGACCACGCCGCGACAACCCCGCTGGATGCGAGGGTACTCGAGTCCATGCTGCCCTACATGACCGAATCCTACGGGAACGCGTCCTCGGTCCATCGCCTCGGGCGTCAGGCCCGGGGTGCGGTGGAGGACTCGAGGGAGAAAGTCGCCGCGATGTTGGGAGCGGAGCCGTCCGAAATCGTATTTACGAGTGGTGGCACGGAGGCAAACAACCTCGCGATTGTCGGAACGATGATGCAAGGGGGCGCAATTGTCACTTCAGAAGTTGAACACGAGGCGGTTCTGGAGCCGGTGAGCTGGCTCTCCTCCCGCGGGTGCGAGGTTAGGTACGTGCCCGTTTGCGCGGATGCTACCGTCGACCCGGATGTGCTATCGGTCGAACTCAATAGTGTGGAGCGTCAACGATGTCTCGTATCTCTCATGCATATCAACAACGAGGTCGGCTCGGTCAACGACATCGGTCGGCTGGCTGATGCAGCCCATACTCATAATGCGTATCTGCACTCGGATGCAGTACAGTCAGTCGGACTTCTGGATGTCGATGTACAGTCACTGGGGGTCGACCTGCTGTCGATGTCGGCCCACAAGCTTTACGGACCGAAAGGGGTCGGGGCGCTGTACGTCAGATCCGGCATCGAAATGGAGCGTCAGAACCGCGGGGGATCGCAGGAACGAAGCCGACGAGCGGGGACGGAAAACGTGGCTGGAATCGTGGGGTTCTCGAGAGCGCTGGAGATCGCTGTGGCGGAACGTTCACAACGCCGCGAGAGACTCTCGAAGCTGAGAGACCTTCTGACAGAGCTGCTGCTCAATGTCTCGGGCTCTCGCTTTGTCCTCAATTCTGGTGCTGTCGATGATCGGCTGGCTCCGCATATCGTTAATGTGTCGGTGCGTCGCGATGACGGACTTCCCTTCGATGGCGAGATGCTGTTGCTGAACATGGATATGGAAGGTGTTAGCGTCTCCTCAGGATCGGCTTGCTCGAGCGGGACGGTTCGTCCAAGCCATGTGCTCGAGGCCCTCGGGCGGTCGAGGGGCGATGCCGGCGCGGCCGTCCGATTCTCGCTTGGTAAAGACACATCGCGGGCCGATGTCGAATCTGCGGTTGATCGACTGCGTAGAGTCGTCGAGCGGATGCACGACATGCCGGGAGCCACATCCGAGAAGAGGGACGCCCGTGTCTGATGCCCTGGCCGTCTTCGCGAAACAACCGATCGCAGGTCGGGTCAAGACGCGTCTCCAGACGCTTCTAGATGCTGCCGGCGCCGCGGAGATGTACAGGGCATTCCTGGTCGATTCCGTTCATCAGTACATCTCGTTGAACAAGAGGATATATCTGTATCTGGATCGTCATTCTGCTGACCAGAGTATTGTTCGCGAGTTGCCCGACGTTGATGTGCGTTATCAGCTTGGCGCGGATCTCTCGGAGCGTATGCGGAACGCATCACTGGATATGTTCGCTGCCGGCCACGAGCGATGCGCAATCATCGGGACAGACCATCCGTCTTTGCCGCTTCCGTTCATCCAAGAGGCCTTTAATAGCCTGGTGGATCCAATGAGCATGACGATCGGCCCCTCGGAGGATGGCGGCTACTACCTCGTGGGAATGAATGACTTCTTTCCAGCTCTGTTTGACGGAATGACGTTCAGCCACGAACGAGTCTTCGGCGACACACTCGACAGGGCTGTCGCATCCTCGGCAAGTGTCACCGTTCTGCCGATCTGGTATGATGTTGACACGCCGGACCAGTTGCCGAGGCTCTACGTCGACTTGCTTGCGGATCCGCTGCAGGCGCCGCGCACTCTGGCTCTGTTGGAGAAGCTGGCAAGTCAACATGCCTGGACACGTTCTGTGTAGCTCGATGGGCGCTATTAGGCGCACTACTAATCGGTCGATACTGTAATTTGACGTTGATCCCACCGGCAGCACTCGTGAATATGGAAATCAACAGTCCCACCAACGACTTCAGTCACCTGGAAACGCTCGAGCAGTTCATCATCGAGCGAGAGGAGAGTTTCCCTCATTCCACCGGTGCGTTTTCCCGACTGATTCGTGACCTCAGTCTCGCCGGCAAGATTGTAAATCGCGATATGCGGCGAGCAGGCCTCGTGGACATTGCCGGTGCCTCCGGCGAGATAAACGTTCAGGGTGAAGTGCAGCAGAAGATGGACGCCCTCGCGCACAAGGAGTTCGTTCGCGCCCTCAGGCGCGGCGGCGAGTGTTGCCTGATTGGATCGGAGGAGCACGCGGAAGCGATTCCGATCCGAACGACAGGTGCTGATTCAGATGGCAAATACATCGTCCTCCTCGATCCTCTGGACGGTTCATCGAACATTGAAGTGAACGTGTCGGTCGGCACCATCTTCAGCATCTACAGGCTGCCGGACGGGTTTGGTGAGCCGACGCTGGAGGCAGCGCTCCAACCGGGCGTGGATCAGGTCGCCGCCGGATATATCGTGTATGGCTCCTCGACTATGTTTGTGTACACCACACGCGAGGGTGTAAATGGGTTCACGCTGGATCCGTCAATCGGGGAATTCCTGTTGTCCCATCCGGACATAAAGATCCCTGAGAAGGGACGCCAGTATTCCATCAACGAGGGCAACTACTACTCGTTTGAAGATGGGCTTAAGAAATACATGAAGTGGATGCAGCGGACGGATCCGCCGACAAATCGTCCGTACAGCACGCGGTATATCGGGTCATTTGTGGCCGATTTCCATCGTAACCTGCTCAAGGGAGGGCTGTACATCTATCCGGCGACGGCGCAAAGTCCGGATGGAAAGCTGCGATTGATGTACGAGGCGAACCCGATGGCGCTTATCGTCGAGCAGGCCGGTGGACGCGCAAGCGACGGGCGGCAGCGAATCATGGAAAAGGCTCCCGACAAACTGCACCAACGCACACCGCTCTATATCGGAAGTGAAGAGATGGTGATGATGGCAGAAGAATTTCTGAGTGGGCGAAGAACCCTGGACGACTAGAACGGGTTACTAGGTGCCGAAACCGGCATCAGTTGTCTTTCGGCGTATTAAGTTTCGTTAATAGCGTCGCTCCTCCAGTCGATCATCACTGCAGATATGGAAGCCCCGTTTTTTAAACTCACCCGAATCGATGTATCGGCAGGCACTGAGAAGGAG
This genomic interval from Rhodothermales bacterium contains the following:
- the murA gene encoding UDP-N-acetylglucosamine 1-carboxyvinyltransferase; this encodes MDKLVIRGGRKLTGTLNVSGSKNTALPLMAGALLAGGRTVIDNIPALRDINTFARVISVTGATVDFDAEQHRMVIDATNVTRPEAPYELVKRMRASFYMLGALLARSGRARVSLPGGCAWGPRPVDLHIEGMKAFGAEIELDQGYVVATATGGRLRGGSFTLTPSSVGATVNLLLAASTASGESRIDNAACEPDVIVFGDALKSMGARIEGLGTRTIHVQGVDALTAASLRNCPDRIELGTYMIAAAIAGSPGDRVEIANTKPEHLGDAFMSAFEETGTAVDIDGTTIGVTPTADLKAVSIETGVFPGFPTDLQAQWTVLLGHAGGNAKVVEHIYTDRFKHIPELRRMGLNAIVVGNEVVVEGGSTLSGAQVMSTDLRASVSLVLAGMIAKGETQVLRVYHLDRGYENLEGKLAGAGIDIRRERYDEFADPAS
- the fbp gene encoding class 1 fructose-bisphosphatase, whose translation is MEINSPTNDFSHLETLEQFIIEREESFPHSTGAFSRLIRDLSLAGKIVNRDMRRAGLVDIAGASGEINVQGEVQQKMDALAHKEFVRALRRGGECCLIGSEEHAEAIPIRTTGADSDGKYIVLLDPLDGSSNIEVNVSVGTIFSIYRLPDGFGEPTLEAALQPGVDQVAAGYIVYGSSTMFVYTTREGVNGFTLDPSIGEFLLSHPDIKIPEKGRQYSINEGNYYSFEDGLKKYMKWMQRTDPPTNRPYSTRYIGSFVADFHRNLLKGGLYIYPATAQSPDGKLRLMYEANPMALIVEQAGGRASDGRQRIMEKAPDKLHQRTPLYIGSEEMVMMAEEFLSGRRTLDD
- a CDS encoding cysteine desulfurase, producing MMKPTIYLDHAATTPLDARVLESMLPYMTESYGNASSVHRLGRQARGAVEDSREKVAAMLGAEPSEIVFTSGGTEANNLAIVGTMMQGGAIVTSEVEHEAVLEPVSWLSSRGCEVRYVPVCADATVDPDVLSVELNSVERQRCLVSLMHINNEVGSVNDIGRLADAAHTHNAYLHSDAVQSVGLLDVDVQSLGVDLLSMSAHKLYGPKGVGALYVRSGIEMERQNRGGSQERSRRAGTENVAGIVGFSRALEIAVAERSQRRERLSKLRDLLTELLLNVSGSRFVLNSGAVDDRLAPHIVNVSVRRDDGLPFDGEMLLLNMDMEGVSVSSGSACSSGTVRPSHVLEALGRSRGDAGAAVRFSLGKDTSRADVESAVDRLRRVVERMHDMPGATSEKRDARV
- a CDS encoding glycosyltransferase, with the translated sequence MSDALAVFAKQPIAGRVKTRLQTLLDAAGAAEMYRAFLVDSVHQYISLNKRIYLYLDRHSADQSIVRELPDVDVRYQLGADLSERMRNASLDMFAAGHERCAIIGTDHPSLPLPFIQEAFNSLVDPMSMTIGPSEDGGYYLVGMNDFFPALFDGMTFSHERVFGDTLDRAVASSASVTVLPIWYDVDTPDQLPRLYVDLLADPLQAPRTLALLEKLASQHAWTRSV